The genomic window TATCTTTATACTATCGGTGACCGGGAAGCCTCAACCTCACTCGGACGTGGACGTGTTGTTATACTAGGTAAAGGCTACTTGTATCATGGCCTACTAAGTTTACTAAGTATTATTATAGGTTACACCTGGGTTCGCAGCATAGAGACCCTTTACCATATTGTATGGGGAGAACGGCAAAACGTCTTTTTACCCATTTATTTCTTAATTCGGGTCTTCTTCCAGTAACAGTCAAAAAAATGCCATAGCTTGCTATGATGACGATATGAGACATTACGACGTTAACAAATAAAACTGGATCTTTGAATCAGTTTGACAGCGGAGTGCACACCAGGTCGTCTTTACCTTTTCATCTCAATTGCAGTTATTCAGACCTCGACCAATTGTCACAAATTTTTATAAGAACAACCTCAATTTAGCAGACCTGTCAATATAAATTGTGTTTATTCTCTAATGGTAGCCTAATGCTGATGATTTGCATTTCTAAAGTTTAAACTTTACAGAATTAAAGATGTAGCCTAATTTGGCCACAACCGCAGCGCAAATGCAGTAGGCCCTATATAAGTAACAATATGACTTAATATAGCGAACGATTACCTTTCCTTCGCCCTTGGGTTATCCCCGTGAAGATCTCCCTTGGTGTccattgtctctctcccttttcattGGCAGTGCACTACAGGTACACAGGGACTCTTCCCTTTATAGGCCACAGTAAACACCTTTGGTTTCATTTCTGCAAATGCTCTTCCCAGACATAACTTTTGTCTCCTCCTCATCAGATGCGTCAGGCCCGATGGAACGATGGGAGGTCGATGGCCTCACGCatcatttgtttattatttgccTTACAAATCTAAGCGTGtagagcagggctattcaaAATATCATGaaattttgttctcacatattttggacacgtatttagaattcaacaatgttgtttgaatcatcacaaaacagaactactgcacatatgagacattttgagccagtgattctgtgagaaagattgcactgccttgtttgcctagtttggctcatcctgagacactcatgcagcttctcataggtcatggagcaaagTGCCCTTGTTCTAATgtcattcatatgagaaaagctagactcacacgtatcggtcgAGCCAAACATtttcagaataagtgatgccagttcctgattgtggggtactgatactggctagtatcaccggctacaaacagaaacctgatttgcatgcaactgtgtttctcctttattttatttaatttttgcatgctcttgcgggccagaaaaaaattaagaggggccgcatttggcccacgggccgctattTGAATAGGCCTGGTGTAGAGTGTAGAGTGTGCAGAGCAGGTTAGACCTAACCTGCCTTTATCACATCAATAGGTTTAGAAAGCTATAAATGATTGTTATCACACCAGATCCCTTATCTTCTTTACATATTTTTCACTTTGTACTTACTATATTATTCAAACATAAATGTGTGGAAAACAAAATAGAAATAATTCTACAGATACATCATCAACATTTTACGACATAAAACATAGTTTTGAACTAGGGTTGATCACAACTATATCAGCTAAACAAATTAGCTCCCTCCTCATCTTTGTAATTTCCTCGTATTTACGGTGAACACTTCTGTAGAAATTtctggaaagagaaagaggaaatgAGTAACCATCCTCAGTAGGTCTGTAATTATAAACAATTGGTATATCTTGGAAGTGGGAAGTGAAGGATTTAAGCAGACCAGTAAAAAACTCAGAGGATCTGCCATTTGAGAAAGTTCCTCCAAGTCCGTCTTTCTCTGCTGGAGGTCCAGGGTTTCCTGCTCCTGGTCTCTGAGTAGACCCTCGGCCTCGCCAAGACCCCCGGCCTCCTCCCGACCCATATCTCTCtgaccttctctccctctaccaacCCCCCAGGGCCCTCAGATCCTCCTCAGccggtctcctctccacccacacaTCAAAACTCCACAGCCTTGGTGACAGAGCCTTCTCCAGGGcagctcccaggctctggaactccctcccccaacatattcgtgactctgagtccctcaccatcttccagtcccgcctcaagactcatctcttctcctctgcctactCCTAGatcactaactaaccctagccccatCAACTCAAACATTTTTCTTGTCTATCTATTTTTGTGCccctatgtaaagcgctttgagcgtgagaaaagcgctatataaattgaatctattattattatttgctaTATCCGGGCCTGTATGCGGGCCTGGACACATGCTTGTTTACGGACTTACTGCTGACGCAGGCTTGTTCCCGGCCCAACACACGACAGGATGACAGATTTCCAGTTCGGAAATTGACTGGCCGGATTCCCACTTTTCCCGGCCTTACCTGTTCCCAGAGCTTAAACAGGGGCAAGTCAGGTCGTGTCCAttttatttttagatgtgtATCATTTTTTCCGTCTCAAAGGGCTGTACAGGCAATATATTTATGACACTCCCTAACTCTTAGCTCCCCAAAGGGCAAGAAAGAAAGTCTCATCAAGGTAGGTGGCTTGAGAAGGGATAGAGAGTGGGGATTGCTCCCCCCCCGGAGGGTCAGGAGGGCCACAGGTACCATTTTTGACACACAGAGTAATCAGTGCAGGATTTtataggtcagggttagggttaagtatAATtagctgactcattaattccgtGTCATTTCAGTATAAGGTCACAGTACAGTATGCCGCGAGTGATGCGACGCGCCCGCTGgccgcctcctccccccggTGTCTGAGCTgggacacctcccctcccctccccgacacccttcccccctcccacatgtgtttgtgatgtttttaatatgttgcttaTGTGCTCTCTAACCCCTAAACTGTCCCTAAACTCCCTTATAGGAGCCTAGTTTGGGAATGACCTTTTTTCCCCTCGTTTTCCCTCTTGTTTTCCTTATCTTATCTAATAATGAGGGAGCGCATGCACCCCGACAGTCTTCTCCGTCCTGTCACCCCACACTGTctttttatgtttcttggacgggaTGTGACTGgtaatttcgttgctctgtacTTGTGACATGTGTAATGACAATAAAGTAAAGTAGAAGTCACGTGAGATATCTGACCAAATTAAACACTTCAGACAACTTCACATCAGGCAATGATTTCTTTATTGAAAGGAGAACACATTTTCCTTAACTACTCTAGTCCCTCATCTTGAAATGGATGTTTCTATATAACTTGtaaagagacaggagggagaagcAACCCATATGATTATGAAATAAGATAACATCACTTTGTTTGTCTCTGAAAGACTGATAGGTTACAGGAACATCTGCGGCTGCCACAGGGCAGAAAGACTAGAAGGTACTTGTAGTTTATTTTGATTTGATCTCAGATCACACCACAGACAGTTGCTAATGTGGACATCCAGTTTGAGAATAGAAATCTAAAAGAGAGGTTTCCAAAATGACAATGACCTCCCTTCAGTGAGATTTATTGTTTGAAATTACTTATCACGGTCAACATTTGAAATATAATAGTCCAAAATATGCCCTAAAATTTAAGTTTAAGTTGAAATACTAAAATAGAAGAAAATGTAATCGGTTTTGGTATGCCTGAATTAGTATGAaactataaagaaagaaaaaaataaaaacgcttaCATTTTGAATAATCGTTTTTGCCCCAACATTCGGCTTTAAAGTTTTAAGTAGTTTTGCAGGAAATAGTCAATAAAATAAGATGGATACATTCAGTCACACACCATCACAACTTTACACAATTGAATAAGATCAGAAACATTCTTTCAAGTATATTTTAAAAACAACACATTAAGCAACGTAAAATCTTTATCTTCCCATCCCGTTCTTCCCGGCCCCCCGGTCCTGGTACCTCAGGTGTGTTTGAGCGCTGCCTTGTGGCCGGCCGGGCAGATCACCATGGTGTCGGAGGCCTTGTCGCAGCAGTACAGGTAGAAGAAGGGGAACACCTTCTCTCCGAGCGTATCCCAGAAGGTGTAAATGTGCTTGCGGGCCTTAGCGTCGTAGAAGGACACCTGGCCCTCCTCGCAGTCCACGTACACGCCCACGCGCTTCGGccgggggtcaagggtcaccagGGAGGGCGGGGCCGTGGACACGCGGTACTCCTGGCCCTTCTTCATGGCCAGCGCCCAGTAACCCTGGGCGACGCTGACGGCGATGCGGCCCTTCCTCTTGACGGAGGAGCGGGCCACGCCCAGGTACCAGTCGTCCTTCTCGCCCACCGCCACCTCCCAGTAGTGGCGCCCGGCGGCGAAGCCCTCGCGGCCCAGCACGATGACCACCGTGTCAAAGCGGTGGGGGGTGTCGGGCAggtcctgccacgcccccaggTGGCGCACCTGCCGGCGGTCCTGGGACAGCTGCAGCCAGGGGTTGGCCGTGTCGGGGTCGAGGGTCAGGtcggcttggggggggggggggggggggggggcagagaggttAGGATTTAGGACTTGAGGAACTCTCACCGAGTGCTCGtcgtgaataaaaaaaaaaataacatggtCAATAAATAACGATGTAAGGATGATGCATGACCTGAGAGAACGAAAACTAAAGTACTAAACGTTTAAAGGTCCAATATTTCaccgccaggtgtgagtgtgattaaccgtttcaaaatcggcctcttctgacatcatagGTGGGCGTCTCCACTTAGATGGATTGCGGATAGATGAGCAAAGtctgctacagtccactgggtaggctggtagactgatgtcagaagaggccgatttcaAAAGGGCTTGTAACATCTAATtaccctcacacctggtggtataatatttcACCTTTAAGACTTAAGGAACTGTAGTATGTGTGATGACCAatgaatgtggtgtgtgtgtgggtgtgtgtatgggaggtGTATGTATGGGTGGGTGGCTGGCTATGGGTTGGAGGAGGGGTGAGATAGTGTGTTTGGAAGTATGTAGGAAGAATTATTGGATAGGGTGTGTGCATGaggggagtatgtgtgtgtgactgagaacGGCAGGAGTATGAATGAAGgggataaaatataaaaaaacaagctCCCAAAGATCATTATACTCTATGTTTCCATATTTTACCTAAAATGAACCAATTATTTGATGTAAAGTCATGATCTGGTCATATGCTTTATGAGTTTGtattgtaaaaataataataaaaaataaaagaatacctTAAGAGATGAATGCTTGCGAAACTCACCTGTGTATTTCCCCAGCTTCTTGATCTCTACAAGAAAGAGAGGCTTGTTATTCTCACAACCAATGGCGGTTCTACACGGGGGCCTACGGCGGCCCGTGCCCCTGTAGACACGTCCTTCCAAATGTCTGGTCTCGATATATTTAGAAAATGAATCATATCTAAGCAAACTCAACGAAGCAGAAGCGGGTATCCAAATGTCAGTATCCTTGCTAGGTCTAGGCTACACAATAGTGTGATGTTAACCACGTATTTTCATCTGTATTGGCTGTTGCATtactaatcataataataataataataataatggattgaatttatgtagcgctttcctagacactcaaagacacttttacagggaagggggaacctcactaaccaccagtAGTGGGATAACCAGTACATTTGAGTAAAGAGTACTAGGCTATCTGCCCGTGTTAAGTAGGGAGGGATGGTTATGCAACGAAATGTAATGCATGTCCCTACGGTTTTTTTCTTCTGATTGCACCCATCATGAAATGAAGAAAGAACAGTACAACAGGGAAGTTTTCTTTGAGCTCTTTAGAAATGGCTATAATCCTTCCTGTAAGCTCAGCCTCTTTGGCAACACAGTTTCTCCGAAACTGAACAAGGAAATGGCACATCGTTTTGCACTTCGTTGTACCCTgtagttttttttcacattgacCCACTGTTTTGTACCCagtaatgtattttttattttacatttttcatgGCCCTACATCTCTTCCACGcttgtacaaaacaaatgtttgcaTGATTTTGATGATTTAGGGCATAAGCTCCATCAATTTAAGATAGTTTGACAGAAAAATACATACCGGTGAAGTTGTgcaaattaaatgtttgatgatttcaaagtaaaataaagtttatattttatattatgtattaatATAATTGGCCTTTTTTTTGTGCCCCTCTGGTTAAACACTGGCCCCTCCTTGGCCCCCCATAGTAAAATTTgtctagaaccgccactgctCACAGAGAGGAGTTTTCCAATGTTACAGTCAACTGAATAAtatagacagaaagacagacagtcaTGCAGATAGACAGGGAGTCATACCGCCGTCTGCAAGCTTGTCTATCTCTGCGTCGAGCACGCTCTGTAGCTTAGCAACCGCCCTGCGGATGGTTCCGATGCTGGTATCCGTGGGAACACTGGTACCAGACCAGTCCTTCACAATCGGAGACGCACTGAATGCTGGGAAACTCTAGAGAGAAAAAACGTTATTTATACCACCTATCAGTACAGACAATATCAACAGAATGGAGCAGAGGAATACAGAACTGAATAAATAGAGCATGAAAGGAAATTGGAGACTCTTTCCAAGAATTCAAGGCCACATGTACATGCTTTGTTATTCCTTGTGTGTAAGGGTTTATTTGAGTTTACATCTCCTCTTATTATTTTAGGCGCCAGTTACCGTAACTGGCAAACATCTTGAAAGTATTTACTCCTTTCTTTAGATCTACCCTGGATATGTACATTTGATGTAATCCATCAAATATCGATTTAAAAGCATAAATCCATAAAGAACCGTGTTTATGCTTTTAAATAGATAGATGATTAAATGTTAAAACccagtgtttgtgcatgtgtgggctGTTATCTGAAGACACAACAGCACAAGTGGCTCTTGACCAGGGGCTTGTCAAATTGGGGGTTTGCCCACCCGCCCCTTAGTGCCCACTGCCCTATTAAATCCACACGTGAATaggattttatttaaatatcaaACGCACCAACGTGTCACGTGACCTCACCTGCAGGAAGTGGATGTGGTCGGTGCGGCCCAGGCTCTCCAGGTCCGTGTTGCGGCGCTGGAGCTCTGCGATCTCCTGCTCCAGGGCGGCCACCAGGCCCTGGGCCCGCCGCTcagcctggccccgcccctcctccacGCTCCGCACCATCTCCGCCTGCGCCCGCTGAATCACACGCACCAACTCCGCGAACACCGCCCcgcactcctccacctcccgcgCCGCGCTTGCCTGCCGAACGTTTGATCAGAGTGACCGATCCGatgcatttcatttatttatgttgtGAGTTGTTAAGGCGATTGTTTTAATCGGTGCGTTTTGATCGTTATATGAAGATTTGaatgtataatttattttacatttagatTAGTCATAAAGTCCACCGGGGATTCACATGAAAATACTTTTGAATTCTAGTAGATAAGAACAAAAGAATATGTTGCATCTTTGGTGAGGACTGACTTTATAGTGGTCAACCGATTTCTTGATCTCCTCCACTTTCTGCTGCCTCTCGCTGATCATCTGTTGCACATCCAACTCCACCCTCTTCAGCTGTGCCTGCAAGGAACATTTCCCCAACATTCATCAATCCCAGAAGAGGCATTCGACTAATTAGCAAGCATCAAATACAAACATAACTCAAACCCAAATTCATGAAAAATGAAAAGTAACCCATAGGCTAGCGTGTTTACCGAAACGGCGTTGCGTTTTCCCCCACCTTTTTGTCCATCCACTCGCGCTCGACGGGCACGGTGTAATGCGACCGGTGGTCCGTCTCGGTGcacagcacgcacacgcacgtctGCTCCTtcttgcagaagagctccaggagGCGCTCGTGCTTGGGGCACATGCGCGCCGCCATGTTGGCCACGGGCTGGATCAGCTTGTGCTTGGTGAAGCGCGCCGTGTGGGAGCGCAGGTGCTCGCCGCAGTACGACGTCAGACACACCAGGCACGACTTCTCGGCCGCcgggcggtccccgccgaggcACACGTCGCAGAGCACCTCCTCCGCCGCCCAGGGCGCGAAGACAGGGGTCGGCggggtcggaggaggaggaggaggagccggggttcTGGGAGAGGGCGGGGTCGAGGAGGTTCTGGAGTGCGCCGGCCGCGGGGGCCGTTCGGGCGTGGTCCGGGGGACGGACGCCCCTTCGACCCCCGGCGGGGgcggcggagagggagagggtttcaggccggaggggggggaggagggcgggaccAGGGGCGGCAGCTCGTCCTGGAGTCCCGCGCGGggtttcttctccttctcctcgcgcctcctccgctcctccgcctgtctctccttcagctccaccAGGAGCTGCTCCCGCTTGTCCTCCTGCAGGAGCTGCTCCTCGTCCTCGCCTtgattccccctcccccacctcttctcctcctcctgctgctcctcctgccgCCGCTCCTCGCACCTCCTCTTCTCTGCGCTGTTCACGCGGATCTCCTTGAACTGCTGGGCGATCTCGCGGAGCACGGTGTTGACGCTGACGTCGGGCCGCTTGGCGAAGCTCTTCTTGCACATGGGACACTGGTACGACGGGCTGGTCCTCCAGTAGCCCAGGATGCAACTCTGGCAGAAGTTGTGTCCGCAGGGGATGGACACGGGGTTGGTGAAGACGTCCAGGCAGATGGAGCAGTGCACCTGCTCCTCCGACAGGTTGCCGGCGTTCGTGTTGCCGTTGTTGGAGGTGGCGTTGGCGGCCATTCCTGCGCAGCGGAGAGGCAGGGTCATATTCAGCAGCAAGTTAGCCACCTGGGGGGGAGGCCGCGGCATGGAGACCTGCTGTGACAGGTCGACGTCAGTTTGTGGGGGATGGGGTTAGACACGGTGCTAATGGCTGTAaagtgcaatgcattgtggggcTTTTTGAATTTGAGCTGAAAACAAGTTTAAGGGGAACTGTCCTGCTCCTTTATGATATATAAGAGAGTACTGTTTCATGCGCGTGATATGAACAACTCCTTCAGCACAATTCCCGTGAATTCATCGCTTAAAAGTTTATTCGAGGATCGATTTGGATAATGCAAATCACAGAATTATCGATGGAGACCGATTTTTCAAAACATGTCTATGAAGCAGTGCTCTCCTAAAATATCCGTGCAGGACACCTTGCAGTCAACTGTATTTATAAAGCCACTCACAGAAGGAATACAAGTGTCACACTAAATGGAGACTCGGGAAATGGTTAGACAGTGCTGCTGCAAGGAATTGTGGGTAATTTGGAATAAACGTTATTTGGGAATTGGATATCTTCCTGTCTGGTTTTGGATGTTTTTGGGGGTCAAAACTCTATTATGGGATGGACCTGTGCAAAAGTTTGTCTGTTTGGCCTACAGTAAAATCTGTTCCTGGGCCGCCCCGGTGGCTCAGCGGGTCGAGCGCGTACCATTAAAGGCTCAGTCCTTACCGGGTTCAATTCATGAacgtggtcctttgctgcatgtcttcccctctctctcctataccttcctgtctatcttactctgcaataaaaaggataaaatccaaaaaaaaatgaTCTGTTCCTGTCCAGTCATACATACATAGTATCATTCATACCATCGATTGGCCACTGTCTCCTATAATCTAACTATAAATATTAAGTTGTATGATGACTTGTATCTAAAGATATATGTTCTTTAATGTTGTTCTTATACGATTATTTGTAACTTTAAAACAACTTCACTGCGACTCTATAAGTTTTGCTCCCTGCTCCTAAGAGAGAAAATAGCTTTAGCTCCCGCTTTATAAATAGCTAGTCGGTCGGGCTGTAGCTGTGCTAGCTGTCAGGCTAAATATGTTAAGCTAGTAAGTTTAGCATACGTGTTAATAACGATTGCTTTAGAATATAATGACAAGTatgcgggggggagggagagagctgggCAGAGTGAGACAGATTATAAATATATGGTGAGAGAACATGGCTTTTCGTGACGGTCTAAATTAAAGTGTGCTTCTGGACTTCGGCCCATTTTTTCCTTAATCCAAACAGCGTCTAACTCCTTAAGACTTTTCAAGACTTGACATCACCATGGCACCTCCAACTGTCCCCTTGTTTTGCAATTTTTATACGACAATGTGAACCGACAATGACCTCAAACCTTTGCACAATTCAAATGGAAAAAGATAGATATTGAttggtgagagggaggggggagagacattgACCCAAGCTGAGCAGAAACCACATAGAACCCTTTTCAAGCAAGTCTCAACCAATCAGTACAAGttaagagaaaaacaaaatcgTGCAGACTTCTGCACGATTTTCTGCTTGTATGTCAAATGCGTGTTGTTCTACTTCTGCTTGTATGTCAAATGCGAGAAGGTGTTTAAAATGAGGCAAtgcagaagaggaagaaaaataaaataaaatggagaGGAAATTAAAGAGAGACacgaaaaaaaaagatagataTTGAtttgtgagagggaggggggagagacattgACCCAAGCTGAGCAGAGAAAAGCAGAAACCATATAGAACCCTTTTCAGGCAAGTCTCAACCAATCAGTACAAGttaagagaaaaacaaaatcgTGCAGACTTCTGCACGATTTTCTGCTTGTATGTCAAATGCGTGTTGTTCTACTTCTGCTTGTGTGTCAAATGCGTGAAGGTGTTTAAAATGAGGCAAtgcagaagaggaagaaaaatcaaataaaatggAGAGAGGAAATTAAAGAGAGACACGAACCTGGGAGCAGCTGCTGCAAGTTCTCTGCTggacactgacacacaacactactggcacacagacacatactgacacacacaaacacacgcacacaaacacgcacaagcacgtagacactaatacacacgcacaaaaacactcactcagtatctctctctctctcgcactctcacagaaatacacacacacacacacacctataaatatagaaatatacCCCCCTTCCTTCACCACAGATACAAATATACCCTCGCCCCCAAGGGGAACTTGTTTAACCCTTTAGAGGCTTCCAATAAACAtaatcatctctctcctcctctctgctgctaTCACAAGATAAACAGCGGTCAACACAAGCAGAACAAGCTAGGATTCTATACTTTATACCCATGTTGACAGAAAGTAAGAATATGTTGCCCGATTAGGTTTTGTTCGAACACAACTAATATAATTAGAATTGGGGTACTTGTTATAGGTCAATTGGAAACCTTGTTTGAAACGCTCCACAACCTGTGTAACAATAGGATTAACCAACTAATTGGACGTTGCCATTATCTTCCTAAAGGCCCAATGTGGATAATTCCTCATTCAAATAACTACAAACAACTATGCTTACGTTATACAGAACAAGTAGAATCTAATTAGTTCATAAACATTAAACATGCTCATTAAGTAATTCTGTGTGCTTGTATCGACCACGGATAGGGTTCGGAAACATCAGGCACCCCAGGGTGCAACGGAGAGCGCTGATGATGGCCAGCATTTGTCAGACCAGACGAGCATTAGTGAGGATGTTTTGGACGAATAACAGCGTCACGTTTATTGTGGTTTCAAGTGTAACCTCCTGACAGATCCAACCAGACGTGTAGGAAAGCGCAGGCGACACTGTTATAATCGTTGGTTGTCCCCTCCGGAGACCCGGGTCCAAGTCCCTGTGGATTAGCGCTCTCAttctaacaaaaacaaaaggtgCTACTGCTCTCTGTTCTTTGAAAAGGTGGAGAGCGCTGAACTGTAGTATAATGGTACATTGAAAAACATGTTGTGCTCCTGCGTTATCTTTTTGAAGGCGTGGAGATTAGCATTGCCAGTGCCACAGTCGTGAGAATGAAGGAGAGCAGCCTGCAGCTTCAAGACATTTATTTCACATTCATATAAAACCATCTATACATTTTAGGGTCAAACCTTTGATGGGTGGTGTAGACCAGTGAACTGATTCGGGTACTGGGATCTGCTGCTGTTCTCCGGATAGGTGGAAAGACTAGCAGTGTAATGCTAGTTAGACGGGCGCCTTTGGAGAGCGACTGGTCTAGAATCCAGTACAATGATGACAGGGGAAAGTGTGTTAAACATGTGATGATCAAGCGTTTTTTTTCTTCGgtttctgtcactctctctctcaacagctCTGATTAAAATGTCCTAAAAGTAGTAAATGTCCTGACAAGTCAAGCTCTCGAAGAGATGAGGCATCACAATAAAAGGTTCTCTACAGGGAGACTATTGCTAGTTCGAACCAATCAAATCAGCCTATGGGTCTTCTAACTCAAAGAGGCGAAGCTTATTGattaatgtgtttattaaaaaagataTGATATGaacatttgattaaaaaaattaagGTAAAGTGTTAGTGTAAAATGCTCCTACCCAGCAAGCCTGTTTAAAATCGTATTTATCTTGTAAAGGTAAATAAGTTAATATAAGTCATGTTTACTAGCCTATGTAATTACAGATTTACAGAAAAGGTGCCATCACCTAAATCAAGCTTCTACTGGCCATTAGCCTAGCGTGTCTAGCTAAATCTGTTAAACCCTAAGTCTTAAACCTTCAAACATTTCTCTTTTGTCTCATTATCATAACAAAGCAGTGATTTCAAAAAGTCCAGTTACGTAGTCAATATCTTCAGTAGCTTATATCTTGTCACACATGCTGTCACACAAGAGACAATCAGTTCTTTAAAAATATCAGATGTACACAACTTCTTAACCCTCGCGAACCAAACTGCATTTCTAAAAGTTTGGGCTTT from Gadus morhua chromosome 17, gadMor3.0, whole genome shotgun sequence includes these protein-coding regions:
- the si:dkey-46i9.6 gene encoding E3 ubiquitin-protein ligase TRIM39 isoform X2, translated to MCLCASSVVCQCPAENLQQLLPGMAANATSNNGNTNAGNLSEEQVHCSICLDVFTNPVSIPCGHNFCQSCILGYWRTSPSYQCPMCKKSFAKRPDVSVNTVLREIAQQFKEIRVNSAEKRRCEERRQEEQQEEEKRWGRGNQGEDEEQLLQEDKREQLLVELKERQAEERRRREEKEKKPRAGLQDELPPLVPPSSPPSGLKPSPSPPPPPGVEGASVPRTTPERPPRPAHSRTSSTPPSPRTPAPPPPPPTPPTPVFAPWAAEEVLCDVCLGGDRPAAEKSCLVCLTSYCGEHLRSHTARFTKHKLIQPVANMAARMCPKHERLLELFCKKEQTCVCVLCTETDHRSHYTVPVEREWMDKKAQLKRVELDVQQMISERQQKVEEIKKSVDHYKASAAREVEECGAVFAELVRVIQRAQAEMVRSVEEGRGQAERRAQGLVAALEQEIAELQRRNTDLESLGRTDHIHFLQSFPAFSASPIVKDWSGTSVPTDTSIGTIRRAVAKLQSVLDAEIDKLADGEIKKLGKYTADLTLDPDTANPWLQLSQDRRQVRHLGAWQDLPDTPHRFDTVVIVLGREGFAAGRHYWEVAVGEKDDWYLGVARSSVKRKGRIAVSVAQGYWALAMKKGQEYRVSTAPPSLVTLDPRPKRVGVYVDCEEGQVSFYDAKARKHIYTFWDTLGEKVFPFFYLYCCDKASDTMVICPAGHKAALKHT
- the si:dkey-46i9.6 gene encoding E3 ubiquitin-protein ligase TRIM39 isoform X1: MPRPPPQVANLLLNMTLPLRCAGMAANATSNNGNTNAGNLSEEQVHCSICLDVFTNPVSIPCGHNFCQSCILGYWRTSPSYQCPMCKKSFAKRPDVSVNTVLREIAQQFKEIRVNSAEKRRCEERRQEEQQEEEKRWGRGNQGEDEEQLLQEDKREQLLVELKERQAEERRRREEKEKKPRAGLQDELPPLVPPSSPPSGLKPSPSPPPPPGVEGASVPRTTPERPPRPAHSRTSSTPPSPRTPAPPPPPPTPPTPVFAPWAAEEVLCDVCLGGDRPAAEKSCLVCLTSYCGEHLRSHTARFTKHKLIQPVANMAARMCPKHERLLELFCKKEQTCVCVLCTETDHRSHYTVPVEREWMDKKAQLKRVELDVQQMISERQQKVEEIKKSVDHYKASAAREVEECGAVFAELVRVIQRAQAEMVRSVEEGRGQAERRAQGLVAALEQEIAELQRRNTDLESLGRTDHIHFLQSFPAFSASPIVKDWSGTSVPTDTSIGTIRRAVAKLQSVLDAEIDKLADGEIKKLGKYTADLTLDPDTANPWLQLSQDRRQVRHLGAWQDLPDTPHRFDTVVIVLGREGFAAGRHYWEVAVGEKDDWYLGVARSSVKRKGRIAVSVAQGYWALAMKKGQEYRVSTAPPSLVTLDPRPKRVGVYVDCEEGQVSFYDAKARKHIYTFWDTLGEKVFPFFYLYCCDKASDTMVICPAGHKAALKHT